The DNA window ATGCCTCGATCATGCTGTCGCTCGAAGCCACGCTCGATGCCTTCGACGCGGCCGAGGCCGCAGCCTCCTGCGCCTGAGCCACGGGCTCCGTTCCCCAAGAGAAGATTGCAGCCTCGGGTTCGCGCATGGCCCGAACCGGCAGGACGATGCGCCCGGGCGCGGCGCAGCCCGTAAGGCCGAGCGCCGGGACCGAGGTCCCTGCGCTCGACCGGATCAGCGGGTGATGAGTTCGGGCCCCATCAGCGATGTCGGCAGCCAGGTCGAGATCCAGGGCACATAGGTCACCAGGATCAGGAACACGAAAAGCACCGCGAGGAAGGGCAGCGCCGCGCGCACCACCCGCATCATCGGCATGCCCGCCACACCCGAGGTGACGAAGAGGTTCAGCCCGACCGGCGGCGTGATCATCCCGATCTCCATGTTCACCACCATGATGATGCCGAGGTGGATCGGATCGACGCCCAGCTCGACGGCGATCGGGAAGACCAGCGGTGCCACGATCACGATCAGCCCCGAGGGCTCCATGAACTGGCCGCCGATCAGCAGGATCACGTTGACCACGATCAGGAACATGATCTTGCCGAAACCGGCCTCGAGCATCGCGCCGGCGATCTTCTGCGGGACCTGCTCGTCGGTCAGCACATGCTTGAGGATCAGCGCATTGGCGATGATGAACATCAGCATGATCGTGAGCTTGGCCGCATCGAGGAGCGTGCGCCTCGTGTCGCGGTGGATGAAGCCGGTCAAAAGCGCCTGCGGCTTCTGCCAGAGCGCCACGGGCCCGCGCCCGTCCCGCGGTTTCAGCGGGCCCATGTCGCGATAGACGAAGATCGCGATCAGGAAGGCATAGACCGAGGCGACCGCGGCGGCTTCGGTCGGCGTGAAGATGGCCGAGGCGACGCCCGGAATGCCGTAGATGCCGCCCATGATGATGGCGATCAGCATCAGCCCCCAGAAGGCCTCGCGGAAGCTTTCCCAGACCTCGCCCCAGCCCTGCCATTCGCCCTTGGGCATGCCCTTGACATGGGCCATCACATAGATCGCGGTCATCAGCATCAGGCCCGCGAGGGTGCCGGGGATGACGCCCGCGAGGAACATCCGCCCGACCGAGACATCGGTCGCCGAGGCATAGACCACCATCACGATGGAGGGCGGGATGAGAATGCCCAGCGTGCCCGCGTTGCAGATCACCCCGGCCGCGAAATCGCGGCTGTAGCCGACCTTGCGCATCGCCGCGATCACGATCGAGCCGATGGCGACCACGGTCGCGGGCGACGAACCCGAGAGGGCTGCGAACAGCATGCAGGCAAAGACGCCCGCGATGGCCAGCCCGCCCCGCATATGCCCGACGCAGGCGATGGCAAAGCGGATGATCCGCCGCGCGACGCCGCCCGTCGACATGAAGCTCGAGGCCAGGATGAAGAAGGGAATGGCCAGAAGCGTGTAATGCCCCGCCATCGCCTGATAGAGCGACTGCGCCACCGCGGCCAGCGAGGTATCGGAAAACAGCAGCAGGAAGATGATCGAGGCCATGCCCAGCGAGACCGCGATCGGCACGCCGATCAGGAGAAACCCGACAACCATGACAAACAACAACACGACATGCATGGTTCAGGCGTCCTTCTCGCGGGCGGCTTCCTCGACCGCGTCTTCGGCTTCATGGCTGACGATCAGCCCCT is part of the Rhodovulum sp. MB263 genome and encodes:
- a CDS encoding TRAP transporter large permease, yielding MHVVLLFVMVVGFLLIGVPIAVSLGMASIIFLLLFSDTSLAAVAQSLYQAMAGHYTLLAIPFFILASSFMSTGGVARRIIRFAIACVGHMRGGLAIAGVFACMLFAALSGSSPATVVAIGSIVIAAMRKVGYSRDFAAGVICNAGTLGILIPPSIVMVVYASATDVSVGRMFLAGVIPGTLAGLMLMTAIYVMAHVKGMPKGEWQGWGEVWESFREAFWGLMLIAIIMGGIYGIPGVASAIFTPTEAAAVASVYAFLIAIFVYRDMGPLKPRDGRGPVALWQKPQALLTGFIHRDTRRTLLDAAKLTIMLMFIIANALILKHVLTDEQVPQKIAGAMLEAGFGKIMFLIVVNVILLIGGQFMEPSGLIVIVAPLVFPIAVELGVDPIHLGIIMVVNMEIGMITPPVGLNLFVTSGVAGMPMMRVVRAALPFLAVLFVFLILVTYVPWISTWLPTSLMGPELITR